The genomic region AGTTGAGACTGAACAGAGGAACACTGCCTTACCTTGTTTGAAACAGGCTTCATTTCCTGGGCGACGGATACATGACAGAATGATAACAGCTAGGATTCCAATGACCACCATAGGACACAAAATGGCTGCCAAGTGTTTGCTAGTGTCAGCTGGTGgggaaaggagatggagaaacTACTGTATCTGTAGCTTCTCACATTTTCAATATATTCTGACTGTAATGAAAATagctgatgcacacacacacacacacacacacacacacacacacacacacactcgagcgcgcgcacacacacacacacacacacacacacctgtggtgTGATGAGTGGCGTTACCTGCTTGTGAGACTGGTGATCGTGGAGTGTCACAGCTGGATGAGACAGAGGTAAAGGACTCATCATGTAACATATCCATACACATTCACAGCCTGTCAACACTGAAGTGGGGCCAGTGAACTGAGAACTCTATTTAATATCCCAAATATCCATTACCACTAAGATATCTGACATTTCTTTGATACCAGATCTTCTGGTTGTATGAAGGTTATATACCATAAAATAATAACTTTGCCAGAAGTGGCCCTCCTGGCAGGAGAAGGCTTCAACCAGAGCCTGTTTATCAGTCTGGTTCCGGTATGTTTAAGTAGGGAGGATAAAAAAAGATAAAGACTCACTTAGGAGGTTGACAGCGTCCAGCGGAAGTCCTGCTGTGTTCAGAGGAAGTTCCTGTCTGGTTGTTTCTGATGCCCACTACTGTAATCAGAGCAGAGAGCACACAGGCAGGAAAACATCACATCTATCCACAGCCAAACACACTGATTCAATACCCAGAACCTGGCAAGGATACAATACAGTGAAGGAAGACATGCATAAGAGAAGGCCAgtgggcaacacacacactgtactgtaccatTGCTAGGTGGCAGGGGAGGTGCGGGCAGCTGAGGGACCTTCTCACAGTCTCTACAGTTTCCTGTCTGGTCGTCTTTGTCGGTGCAGGTAAAACCAGCCTCACAGCGACATCTAGCGTTCGATACAGAAGTACACGGCTCATCCTCCACCAGGTGcaaatctgacacacacacacacacacacacaccacagccagAATAAAAGGTTTAGTACAGCTATTACATGGTAATAAATAGTGTCCATACTGTAGACATACCTTTATAACTTTTGGTAAGAAATGACAGGTATGGCATATGGAAATCATAAGAGGGCAGTTtatggagataggtgggatggactgagagtagctgaggggtgggtttatggaAATAGTTGGGATTGACAAAGTAGCTGAAGGGTGGGTTTATGGAAATAGGTGGGATTgacagagtagctgaggggtgggttttAAAAAATCATGTTCTTTAATAGTTATGACTGAAAACAAAATGTATTAGTACTATCTATCAAAATCTAATGTATATCAAAATACCAAATGACTTTATTCCTGCTATGTAACCACTGCAAAAAAGAAAATcattttcttcatcaatctacacacaataccccacaatgacaaagccaaaacaggtttttagacatgtgcatcctgtttccattgatcatccttgagatgtttctacaacttggattggagtccacctgtggtaaattcaattgactggacatgatttggaaaggcacacacctgtctatataaagtcccacagttgacagtgcatgtcagagcaaaaaccaagccatgagttcgaaggaaATGTATGTAGAGCTCCGTGACAGGATtgagtcaaggcacagatctggggaagggtaccaaaacgtttctgcagcattgaaggtccccaagaacacagtggcctctaacattcttaaatggaagaagtttggaaccaccaacactcttcctagagctggccgcccagctaaactgagcaatcgggggagaatggccttggtcagggaggtgaccaagaacccatggtcactctgacagagcatcTGAGATCCTCTAtggtgatgggagaacctttcagaaggacaaccatctctgcagcactccaccaatcaggcctttatggtagagtggccagacggatgccactcctcagtaaaaggcacatgacagcccgcttggagtttgccaaaaggcaattaaaggattctcagaccatgagaagatTCTctcgtaaatgtgatatttcattttttagtTTTAATAAATATGTCAacgttttttacatttttgaactgtttttactttgtcatgatggggtattctgtgtagattgatgggcgaaaaaaacattttatacattttagaatgaagCTTTAAcagtggataaagtcaaggggtctgaatacattacgaatgcactgtacatacactactgttcaaaagttcggggtcacttagaaatgtccttgttttttaaaggaaagaacattttttgtccattaaaataatacaGTGTaaatattgttaatgttgtaaattactattgtagctggaaatggctgatttttaatggaatatctacataggcgtacagaggcccattatcagcaaccatcactcctgtattccaatggcacgttgtgttagctaatccaagtttattattttaaaaggttaattgatcattagaaaacctttttgcaattatgttagtacagctgaaaacgtttgttctgattaaagaagcaataaaactggccttctttagacctgctgagtatctggagcatcagcatttgtgggttcgattacaggctcaaaatggccccAAAAAACGACAATGATTTACaaacaatatacagttgaagtattTCCCACAAAATAAAGATGTTACATTGCTCTGTGAATGAGTTGTGTTCGTGTTTATGTACCATGTTTGCAGTCTTTGAAGCAGGAATGACAACTGGACTCAGCATTCAATCGTGTTGTGTAGGAACCATCTCGACAGGGAGAGCACTCTGAACAGGAACTCTGATAATGACCTGCGATAGAGAGGGGAGGTGAAACATTAAATCAgtgtattggtcgcatacacagttTAGCAAATGTTATAGCGGGTGCAGCggaaatgcttgtgttactagctcttaacaacgcagtaaaatgtcaaacaagcagtggcggttctagacctgtcacaccctgaccttagatatctcggTATTCTTTATATTTTGGATAGGTctgggtgtgactagggtgggtacgctagtttttgtattgtctagggtttttgtatgtctagggttgttgtaggtctagggggttttgtatttctatgttggcctgatatggctctcaatcagagacagctgtttatcattgtctctgattggggatcatatttaggcagccatttcccctttgtgTTTCTTGGAATcgtgtctatgtatagttgcctgtcagcactcgtttgtatagcttcacgtgtcgttttgctattttgtttgttcagtgttcattctttaaatatataagaatgtacgcataccacgctgcgccttggtccgatccttgtcaCGAACGTGACAAGACCATTTCAACTGGGGGGGCCAagctggggccagttgtactgttagaggggccagtcaCATTAGACGTTATTGTTGTCAACGTTTTCTTCACTGCATTGCAGGCATTAGCAGGCAAAAGACCATGTTCATAATCATCATCGTTGCCACTGTCTAATAACGGATGTAAAAAAAGAACGATAGCAAAAATGAGTTATGTAAAAATGATTTCATACTCCACTTTCAGGGGGGCCACAAGGGGGTCCAAAATTGTTGTCACAGGGGCACTGGCCCCCCCTGGCCCCACCACAGAACCGCCACTGcaaacaagtacacaaataatTGAAGTGTTTTTTTTCAAAAATTCAAGAACCTCGGGACGAATCCAATCAACAACCCGAATGCAATCTATGC from Oncorhynchus masou masou isolate Uvic2021 chromosome 29, UVic_Omas_1.1, whole genome shotgun sequence harbors:
- the LOC135520592 gene encoding tumor necrosis factor receptor superfamily member 5-like isoform X2, with protein sequence MVMEQLFVAVLMMSAHLAVSYPLTTESYYMDGGRQCRLCPPGHYQSSCSECSPCRDGSYTTRLNAESSCHSCFKDCKHDLHLVEDEPCTSVSNARCRCEAGFTCTDKDDQTGNCRDCEKVPQLPAPPLPPSNVGIRNNQTGTSSEHSRTSAGRCQPPNCDTPRSPVSQAGNATHHTTADTSKHLAAILCPMVVIGILAVIILSCIRRPGNEACFKQALKFCNKGVSETSPNKTKEPPHQHNARETQPSIQHQTVDPPPITAANMGPVHVHNAGTVIFSLLNQFTGMGGGMEERGMEERDEEGCPTHPTPSPNIHLSQEERDGEMDCVFFPSQEQGKDSHVSKEEVH
- the LOC135520592 gene encoding tumor necrosis factor receptor superfamily member 5-like isoform X1 → MVMEQLFVAVLMMSAHLAVSYPLTTESYYMDGGRQCRLCPPGHYQSSCSECSPCRDGSYTTRLNAESSCHSCFKDCKHDLHLVEDEPCTSVSNARCRCEAGFTCTDKDDQTGNCRDCEKVPQLPAPPLPPSNVVGIRNNQTGTSSEHSRTSAGRCQPPNCDTPRSPVSQAGNATHHTTADTSKHLAAILCPMVVIGILAVIILSCIRRPGNEACFKQALKFCNKGVSETSPNKTKEPPHQHNARETQPSIQHQTVDPPPITAANMGPVHVHNAGTVIFSLLNQFTGMGGGMEERGMEERDEEGCPTHPTPSPNIHLSQEERDGEMDCVFFPSQEQGKDSHVSKEEVH